One genomic segment of Fusobacterium nucleatum includes these proteins:
- a CDS encoding ABC transporter ATP-binding protein — protein sequence MLKKFISYYKPHKKMFFLDLLAAFFISICDLFYPVLTRTILYDFIPHKKLKIIFLFLIILFFIYIIKMLLNYFVGFYGHVVGVKIQADMRRDLFKHIQNMPISYFDKNQTGDIMSRIINDLVDISELAHHGPEDVFISGVLVIGSFIYLVNLNAILTCIVFFFIPILALLTILLRNRMMKAFAETRVTVGAINANLSNSISGIRVSKSFNNSKYEFNKFELGNIKYIIARKAAYLWLAVFQGGIYYIIDMLYLVMLLSGSIFTYYNKITVIDFVTYMLFVNMLITPVKRLINSVEQFQNGMSGFRRFFEIINIPEEEEGKLEVGKLKGDIVFDNVTFRYEENENVFDNFSLKIKAGTNVALVGESGVGKSTICHLIPRFYEILGGKITIDNIDIREMSLSSLRKNIGIVSQDVFLFTGTIKENIAYGKLDATDEEIYRAAKYANIHNYVMTLEKGYDTQVGERGIRLSGGQKQRISIARVFLANPPILILDEATSALDSITERNIQKSLDELSEGRTTLVVAHRLTTIRKADVIIVITKDGIAEMGNHEELMNMKGIYYKLNQA from the coding sequence ATGTTAAAAAAATTCATTTCATACTATAAACCACATAAAAAAATGTTTTTTTTAGATTTATTAGCTGCATTTTTTATTTCAATCTGTGATTTATTTTACCCAGTACTTACTCGAACAATCTTATATGATTTCATTCCACATAAAAAATTAAAAATAATATTTTTATTTTTAATTATTTTATTTTTTATCTATATAATAAAAATGTTGCTTAATTATTTTGTCGGTTTTTATGGACATGTTGTTGGTGTTAAAATACAAGCTGATATGAGAAGAGATTTATTTAAACATATTCAAAATATGCCAATATCTTATTTTGATAAAAATCAAACTGGGGATATTATGTCAAGAATCATAAATGATTTAGTTGATATCTCAGAGCTTGCTCACCATGGTCCAGAAGATGTATTTATATCTGGAGTTTTAGTTATAGGTTCTTTTATATATTTAGTAAACTTAAATGCTATATTAACTTGTATAGTTTTCTTTTTTATACCAATTTTAGCATTACTTACAATCTTATTGAGAAATAGAATGATGAAAGCTTTTGCTGAAACAAGAGTTACTGTTGGAGCTATAAATGCAAACTTATCTAATTCTATATCTGGCATTCGTGTATCAAAATCTTTTAATAACAGTAAATATGAATTTAATAAATTTGAATTAGGAAATATTAAATATATTATTGCTCGTAAAGCTGCTTATTTATGGTTAGCAGTATTTCAAGGTGGAATTTATTATATTATAGATATGTTGTATCTTGTTATGTTATTAAGTGGAAGTATATTTACTTATTACAATAAAATTACTGTAATTGATTTTGTAACATATATGTTATTTGTTAATATGCTTATTACTCCTGTAAAAAGATTAATCAATTCTGTGGAACAATTTCAAAATGGAATGAGTGGTTTTAGAAGATTTTTTGAAATAATAAATATTCCTGAAGAAGAAGAAGGTAAACTTGAAGTAGGTAAATTAAAAGGAGATATAGTTTTTGATAATGTAACTTTTAGATATGAAGAAAATGAAAATGTTTTTGATAATTTTTCTTTAAAAATAAAAGCTGGGACAAATGTAGCATTAGTTGGAGAATCTGGTGTTGGAAAGAGTACAATCTGCCATTTAATACCTCGTTTTTATGAAATTTTAGGTGGGAAAATTACAATAGATAATATTGATATAAGGGAAATGTCTCTTTCTTCACTTAGAAAAAATATTGGAATTGTTAGTCAAGATGTATTTTTATTTACAGGTACAATAAAAGAAAATATTGCTTATGGAAAATTAGATGCTACTGATGAAGAAATTTATAGAGCTGCAAAATATGCAAATATCCATAATTATGTAATGACTTTGGAAAAAGGTTATGACACACAAGTTGGAGAAAGAGGAATCCGTTTATCAGGAGGACAAAAACAAAGAATTTCTATTGCAAGAGTATTTTTAGCTAATCCACCTATTTTAATTTTAGATGAGGCTACAAGTGCATTAGATAGTATAACAGAAAGAAATATACAAAAATCTCTTGATGAACTTAGTGAAGGAAGAACTACTTTGGTTGTTGCACATAGATTAACAACTATAAGAAAAGCTGATGTTATAATAGTAATTACAAAAGATGGTATAGCTGAAATGGGTAATCATGAAGAATTAATGAATATGAAAGGTATTTATTATAAATTAAATCAAGCATAA
- a CDS encoding O-antigen ligase — MFYKDKKEILNFLGEWATYAYIFSAFFNSKINMKIGYLLLIVSFFYICFNRDIIKLVNKKIYGMLLLILVLGSIWNYISADMIGMSKFLNINTRFFYSLAMFPFLLNIKKNRFSILIFLAVNLLSAMYLYNESYVYHLLDDLGRIRAILLIGWIYTLIYTFEKISEDFKKYIFLLSASILPFIALGKSGSRAGALSLFLVIFLYLIFKVFKEKKSIKFVSIIAVIILLTGLFLPKEYKEKLKTSFQTTENISNEDRIVMWKAGIEIFKENPIFGIGSYKKGIYPHVQKYVEENVNDEQLRGEFINRDRFAKLHNMYIDFFVQNGILGLLYLVFLFVLIPFEFFKSEKNKESIAAFFSMIFYCSYGLTWSLWSSLGISQALFHTFLIWMLVNLKRKNL; from the coding sequence ATGTTTTATAAGGATAAAAAAGAGATACTTAATTTTTTAGGAGAATGGGCTACTTATGCTTATATTTTTTCAGCTTTTTTTAATTCCAAAATTAATATGAAAATTGGATATCTTCTTCTAATAGTATCATTTTTTTATATTTGTTTTAATAGGGATATAATAAAATTAGTAAATAAAAAAATATATGGAATGCTTTTATTGATTTTAGTTTTGGGGTCTATTTGGAATTATATTTCAGCTGATATGATTGGAATGAGTAAATTTCTTAATATAAATACTAGGTTTTTTTATAGCCTTGCAATGTTTCCATTTTTATTGAATATAAAAAAGAATAGATTTAGTATATTGATATTTTTAGCAGTCAATTTGCTTAGTGCAATGTATCTATATAATGAAAGTTATGTTTATCATTTGCTTGATGATTTAGGTAGAATTAGAGCAATTTTATTGATAGGTTGGATATATACATTAATATATACCTTTGAGAAAATTTCTGAAGACTTTAAAAAATATATTTTTTTACTGTCAGCTTCTATATTGCCCTTTATAGCATTAGGAAAAAGTGGAAGTAGAGCAGGGGCTTTATCATTATTTCTTGTAATTTTTTTATATCTTATTTTTAAAGTATTTAAAGAGAAGAAAAGCATTAAGTTTGTTTCAATAATTGCAGTTATTATATTACTTACAGGATTATTTTTACCTAAAGAATATAAAGAAAAGCTAAAAACTTCATTCCAAACTACTGAAAATATAAGTAATGAAGATAGAATAGTTATGTGGAAGGCTGGAATAGAAATATTTAAAGAAAATCCAATTTTTGGGATAGGAAGTTATAAAAAAGGAATATATCCACATGTTCAAAAATATGTTGAAGAAAATGTAAATGATGAACAATTAAGAGGAGAATTTATTAATAGAGATAGATTTGCAAAACTACATAATATGTATATAGACTTCTTTGTACAAAATGGAATATTAGGATTACTATATTTAGTTTTTTTATTTGTATTAATACCTTTTGAATTTTTTAAATCAGAAAAAAATAAGGAAAGCATTGCAGCTTTTTTCTCTATGATATTTTATTGTTCTTATGGACTTACATGGAGTTTATGGTCTAGTTTAGGAATAAGCCAAGCTTTATTTCATACATTTTTAATTTGGATGTTAGTAAATTTAAAAAGAAAAAATTTATAA
- a CDS encoding DMT family transporter, with amino-acid sequence MDKSYRYGIIAGIFSGITWALYTIINNLITKNTIFNSYIEKMFIPVLVIVFLHDFFSSIWLFFYLWRKKKIFELKKTIKSKNIFLIFLGALFGGPIGMSGYLLGIKYMGASYTASFSSTYLIVGTILSVIFLKEKINLKMIIAVLINMVGIFILNFQINEVNSNKISILGIFSLILCIFGWALEGLIASYILKYKNTDIEPSIAIFIRQLTSTIFYSFLIIPYIKAYNLVFIVLKSNIVLYIALISVIGSLSFFLWYYSMSIIGVARGISLNVSYIIWTIIFEIILFNAKFQLNFIVASILFIVSVILIAMSPEEKDIKELE; translated from the coding sequence ATGGATAAATCTTACAGATATGGAATAATTGCAGGAATTTTTTCTGGGATAACTTGGGCTTTATATACAATAATTAATAATTTAATTACTAAAAATACTATTTTTAATTCCTATATAGAAAAAATGTTTATTCCTGTATTGGTAATAGTATTTTTACATGATTTTTTTTCATCAATATGGCTATTTTTCTATTTATGGAGAAAAAAGAAAATTTTTGAATTGAAAAAGACTATAAAATCTAAAAATATATTTTTGATTTTTTTAGGTGCGTTATTTGGTGGTCCCATAGGTATGAGTGGCTACCTTTTAGGAATAAAGTATATGGGAGCTTCGTATACAGCTTCATTTTCTTCCACATATTTAATTGTAGGAACTATTTTATCAGTAATTTTTTTGAAAGAAAAAATAAACTTAAAGATGATTATAGCTGTACTGATAAATATGGTAGGGATATTTATACTAAATTTTCAAATAAATGAGGTGAATTCAAATAAAATCTCTATACTAGGTATATTTTCTTTAATATTGTGTATTTTTGGGTGGGCTTTGGAAGGTTTAATAGCTTCTTATATTTTAAAATATAAGAATACAGATATAGAACCTAGCATTGCTATTTTTATAAGACAATTAACCTCAACAATATTTTATAGTTTTTTGATTATACCGTATATAAAAGCTTATAATTTAGTTTTTATAGTTCTTAAATCCAATATTGTTTTGTATATAGCTTTAATTTCAGTAATAGGTTCTCTATCATTTTTTTTATGGTATTATTCTATGTCTATTATAGGTGTTGCAAGAGGAATTTCTTTAAATGTTAGCTATATTATATGGACTATAATTTTTGAAATAATTTTATTTAATGCAAAATTTCAATTAAATTTTATAGTAGCAAGTATTTTATTTATAGTAAGTGTTATTTTAATTGCTATGTCACCTGAAGAAAAAGATATAAAAGAGCTGGAATAA
- a CDS encoding sugar phosphate nucleotidyltransferase, which yields MNAIIIAAGMGTRLNPITLSTPKPLVKIFGKPMIEKSIEYLLQEGIEEIVIVTGYMKDKFEYLRDKYKEVKLIYNPKYKEYNNIYSFYLVREFLKDSYILDGDIYLTRNIFKKEVDESKYFSKKINMFNNEWQLLLNNDGKIRKVEIGGSENYIMSGISFFTNEDCQKLKKIVEIYVKDEIKLKKYYWDHIIKENIHEFDIGIEKIQDNIIYEIDNLEELVELDKSYKDMLPINSFQNEIQKLKEILISNLKIDLKDIGNIEFIGGMTNKNYLVEINSKKYVLRKPGEGTESIINRHNEKNNLKLISKINIDSNLYFFDEKSGIKLSEYINNSEMLTPSNAKYNLKEVAFILKKLHNSQIIFPNIFDPFKEMKRYEELINKEDGKFYEGYFELKKEVLKLKGVLKSFNIELVSCHNDTVPENFLKKGDNLFLIDWEYSGLNDPIWDLAAFSIESNLSDDEEKELLDYYFENSINSTIKIRMEVHKICQDFLWSIWTIFKEMNGVSFGEYGIKRLVSAQKRLEDLKLWINLTDME from the coding sequence GTGAATGCAATAATAATAGCAGCAGGAATGGGAACAAGATTAAATCCTATAACTTTATCAACTCCAAAGCCTTTAGTAAAAATATTTGGAAAACCTATGATAGAAAAAAGTATAGAATACCTTTTACAAGAAGGAATAGAAGAGATTGTTATTGTGACAGGTTATATGAAAGATAAGTTTGAATATCTTAGGGATAAATACAAAGAAGTAAAGCTTATTTACAATCCTAAATATAAAGAGTACAATAATATCTATTCATTTTATTTAGTAAGAGAATTTTTAAAAGATTCATATATTTTAGATGGTGATATTTACTTAACAAGAAATATTTTTAAAAAGGAAGTAGATGAATCAAAATATTTTTCTAAAAAAATAAATATGTTTAATAATGAATGGCAGTTATTATTAAATAATGATGGAAAAATAAGAAAAGTAGAAATAGGTGGTTCAGAAAACTATATTATGTCAGGTATTTCATTTTTTACAAATGAAGATTGTCAAAAATTAAAAAAAATTGTTGAAATATATGTAAAAGATGAAATAAAATTAAAAAAATATTATTGGGATCATATAATTAAAGAAAATATTCATGAATTTGATATAGGTATTGAAAAAATTCAAGATAATATAATTTATGAAATTGATAATTTAGAAGAGCTTGTTGAGTTGGATAAAAGTTATAAAGATATGTTACCAATTAATTCTTTTCAAAATGAAATACAAAAATTAAAAGAAATATTAATATCAAACTTAAAAATTGATTTAAAAGATATAGGAAATATTGAATTTATTGGAGGAATGACAAATAAAAATTATCTAGTTGAAATAAACTCAAAAAAATATGTTTTGAGAAAGCCTGGAGAAGGAACTGAAAGCATAATAAATAGGCATAATGAAAAGAATAATTTGAAGTTGATATCAAAAATAAACATAGATTCTAATTTGTATTTTTTTGATGAAAAAAGTGGAATTAAATTATCTGAATATATAAATAATTCAGAAATGTTAACACCTAGCAATGCAAAATATAATTTGAAGGAAGTTGCTTTTATTTTAAAAAAATTACATAATTCTCAAATAATATTTCCAAATATATTTGACCCTTTTAAAGAGATGAAAAGATATGAAGAATTAATAAATAAAGAAGATGGAAAGTTCTATGAGGGGTATTTTGAGTTAAAAAAAGAAGTTTTAAAATTAAAAGGAGTTTTAAAATCTTTTAATATAGAATTAGTTTCTTGCCATAATGACACTGTTCCAGAAAATTTTTTGAAAAAAGGAGATAATTTATTTCTGATTGACTGGGAATACTCAGGGTTAAATGATCCTATATGGGATTTAGCGGCATTTTCAATAGAGTCTAATTTATCAGATGATGAAGAAAAAGAACTTTTAGATTATTATTTTGAAAATAGTATAAATTCAACTATTAAGATAAGAATGGAAGTTCATAAGATTTGTCAGGATTTTTTGTGGAGTATATGGACAATATTTAAAGAAATGAATGGAGTTTCTTTTGGAGAATATGGAATAAAAAGATTAGTTAGTGCCCAAAAAAGATTGGAGGACCTAAAATTATGGATAAATCTTACAGATATGGAATAA